A stretch of Lysinibacillus agricola DNA encodes these proteins:
- a CDS encoding cyclase family protein: MTNELLQAIQLLKSKEWVDLTHTFGPNSPHFFMFDDAKFETVFSHDDGFLAQQFTFPGQYGTHIDPPIHFVRDTRYLEDLELKELVLPLIVIDKSKEAEINNDLTLSVQDILDFEAEYGEIEAGTFVALRTDWSKRWPDKEAFSNKDADGSNHIPGWGLEALQFLFNARKVSAIGHETFDTDSAADFRKNGKLDGEYFVLEQDTYQIELMTNLDKLPPKGAAIFNIVPKPEKASGFPVRSFAILP; the protein is encoded by the coding sequence ATGACAAACGAACTTTTACAAGCAATTCAACTATTGAAATCGAAAGAATGGGTAGATTTAACACATACATTTGGTCCTAATTCTCCCCACTTCTTTATGTTTGATGATGCAAAATTTGAAACAGTATTCTCCCATGATGATGGCTTCCTTGCGCAGCAATTTACTTTCCCTGGGCAATATGGAACACATATTGACCCACCTATCCATTTTGTGCGAGATACACGCTATTTAGAGGATTTGGAGCTAAAAGAACTAGTTCTACCACTAATCGTTATCGATAAATCTAAGGAAGCCGAAATTAATAACGACCTCACATTAAGTGTTCAAGATATTCTTGATTTTGAGGCTGAATATGGGGAAATCGAAGCAGGTACCTTCGTTGCGCTGCGTACGGATTGGAGTAAACGTTGGCCAGATAAAGAGGCTTTCAGTAACAAAGATGCGGATGGTAGTAATCATATTCCTGGCTGGGGATTAGAAGCGTTACAATTTTTATTCAACGCACGAAAAGTAAGTGCTATAGGCCACGAAACCTTTGATACGGATTCAGCAGCTGATTTTCGTAAAAATGGTAAGCTAGATGGCGAATATTTTGTGCTTGAGCAAGATACTTACCAAATTGAGCTGATGACAAATTTGGATAAGCTACCTCCAAAAGGCGCTGCTATATTCAATATTGTACCAAAGCCTGAAAAAGCGTCTGGATTCCCTGTTCGTTCATTTGCAATATTGCCTTAA
- a CDS encoding TetR/AcrR family transcriptional regulator, protein MARNKYPEVTRKKIIESAVKLFTVNGWDNVTIQEIVDDVGDITRGAFYHHFKTRADVIDAITKEMLMANNYFNEISDLENLNALERLRKGISFSISQSVKEEDLSTIPLSMNSAEFVYSRITEGIQVVAPGIQKIIEDGNQDGSLQITFPKQAAETFTMLFDIWMNPEIFRVSRVEFTQKIEHIRLMFEGIGMPLVNDELKDVFLALFDKVQE, encoded by the coding sequence ATGGCCAGAAATAAATATCCAGAAGTTACGAGAAAAAAAATTATTGAATCAGCTGTTAAATTATTCACTGTAAATGGTTGGGACAATGTAACGATTCAAGAGATTGTAGATGATGTGGGAGATATTACTCGAGGAGCTTTCTATCATCATTTTAAAACACGTGCTGATGTTATTGATGCCATTACAAAAGAAATGCTGATGGCAAATAATTATTTTAATGAAATATCCGATTTAGAAAACTTAAATGCTTTAGAACGTTTAAGAAAAGGTATTTCTTTTTCAATTTCTCAAAGTGTCAAAGAAGAAGACCTATCCACAATCCCTTTGAGTATGAATTCTGCTGAATTTGTTTATAGTCGCATCACTGAAGGAATACAGGTTGTTGCGCCGGGCATTCAAAAAATTATTGAAGATGGCAATCAAGACGGCTCGCTACAAATTACTTTTCCAAAGCAAGCAGCTGAAACCTTTACAATGCTTTTTGATATTTGGATGAATCCAGAGATATTTCGCGTAAGCCGAGTTGAATTTACTCAAAAAATAGAGCATATACGTTTAATGTTCGAAGGGATTGGAATGCCACTTGTAAATGATGAATTGAAGGACGTATTTTTAGCTTTATTTGACAAAGTTCAGGAATAG
- a CDS encoding SMI1/KNR4 family protein — MQIWVERWTQLLKQLEQQGAWVHPLKIAPVATEQELSIVEERLSIRIPSEFRNLLLHCSRQVGMYWSLPDEALLPIELEETPSGDFGWSLEELEFPDFGGEGENLDEQLYLQFHTAGNGDALLIRIEDGSVWYWSHEEDEFDLLAGSFKIYTERATALGCIGADCGQHRQFCSEDGLDLSLTSSEIWLEWLEQYFTLTLRQAMSNLESLLIYVSMHGVEDSVPEAFAQFDPSTVYYALRNKIEQSLPPANKEAWSEVLVKVCAVEASDWVRTLWSDKNNIPSRIRDYLTANCLPAEEGLSLVLQDIDKKTVDSYTALHRLRHFHNPKTIAWMKSYVSFPIDGWSTLFAESQPSAEMLFEWLSGSEVERLTAIRAVWQMMQQEIAPTTCVDKDNWRQLLAFWKENEILRKNKQLFSQALAGLDSW, encoded by the coding sequence ATGCAAATATGGGTTGAACGATGGACGCAATTATTAAAACAGCTTGAGCAGCAAGGGGCTTGGGTGCATCCGCTTAAGATAGCACCTGTAGCTACAGAACAAGAGCTATCAATAGTAGAGGAGCGACTTAGTATTCGTATTCCTTCTGAGTTCCGTAATTTATTACTACATTGTTCGCGACAAGTGGGGATGTATTGGTCTTTGCCAGATGAGGCCTTACTCCCTATTGAACTAGAGGAGACGCCATCAGGTGATTTTGGTTGGAGCTTGGAAGAGCTTGAATTCCCTGATTTCGGCGGTGAAGGTGAAAATCTAGATGAACAACTATATTTACAGTTTCACACGGCTGGCAACGGTGATGCACTTCTTATTAGAATTGAGGATGGTTCCGTTTGGTATTGGAGTCATGAGGAAGATGAGTTCGACCTACTTGCTGGGAGTTTTAAAATCTATACTGAACGAGCCACAGCTTTAGGTTGTATAGGTGCAGATTGTGGCCAGCATCGACAGTTTTGTAGTGAGGATGGTCTGGATTTGAGCCTGACTAGCTCTGAAATATGGCTGGAGTGGCTCGAACAATATTTCACACTAACTCTGAGGCAAGCAATGTCTAACTTAGAATCCTTATTAATATATGTATCGATGCATGGAGTGGAAGATAGCGTTCCGGAAGCATTTGCACAGTTTGATCCTAGTACGGTGTATTATGCACTTCGAAATAAAATTGAACAATCACTGCCACCAGCAAATAAAGAAGCATGGAGTGAAGTGCTAGTAAAGGTTTGTGCGGTAGAGGCAAGTGATTGGGTAAGGACGCTCTGGAGTGACAAAAATAATATTCCTAGCCGAATTCGAGATTATTTAACAGCAAATTGTCTACCTGCAGAAGAAGGTTTATCGCTTGTTCTTCAAGATATCGACAAAAAGACAGTTGATTCCTATACAGCTTTACACCGACTACGTCATTTCCATAATCCGAAAACTATAGCTTGGATGAAGTCTTATGTTTCATTTCCGATAGATGGATGGTCTACACTTTTCGCAGAATCACAGCCAAGTGCAGAGATGTTGTTTGAATGGTTGAGTGGCAGTGAAGTGGAAAGGCTTACAGCGATACGGGCGGTATGGCAAATGATGCAGCAAGAAATTGCGCCAACAACATGTGTAGATAAAGACAATTGGAGACAATTGCTTGCTTTTTGGAAGGAAAACGAAATACTACGGAAAAATAAACAGCTGTTTAGCCAAGCTCTTGCAGGCTTAGATAGTTGGTGA
- a CDS encoding SMI1/KNR4 family protein gives MNIREYIKNGFEIYYERYNQVSKEGFCRWMCPDVPDQMKLADIDGEWSRWKLIPSKVTEDDIQALEKEFGLKFPEWYKAFISTYNHYFDVIPNQSIDEPLNNVRDMYNPSLCSLGYLPFSWDEEYGKIICINLNNANEENCAIYEIEHEILFDDSADIKASLDYLYPNFKAYFDDTFLKI, from the coding sequence ATGAATATTCGTGAATACATTAAGAATGGTTTTGAAATTTACTATGAGCGTTATAATCAAGTTTCGAAGGAGGGGTTTTGCAGATGGATGTGTCCAGATGTTCCAGACCAGATGAAATTAGCGGATATTGATGGGGAATGGTCAAGATGGAAGCTGATCCCTTCTAAAGTAACTGAAGATGATATACAAGCTTTAGAAAAAGAGTTTGGACTTAAATTTCCTGAGTGGTATAAAGCTTTTATTTCAACTTATAACCATTATTTTGATGTAATACCCAATCAAAGTATTGATGAACCTTTAAATAACGTTAGAGATATGTATAATCCATCGTTATGTAGTTTAGGATATCTCCCTTTTTCATGGGATGAAGAGTATGGAAAAATTATTTGCATCAATTTAAATAATGCGAATGAAGAAAATTGTGCAATATATGAAATTGAACATGAAATTTTATTTGATGATAGTGCTGATATTAAAGCGTCATTGGATTATCTTTATCCAAATTTCAAGGCATATTTTGACGATACTTTCCTTAAAATATGA
- a CDS encoding Cof-type HAD-IIB family hydrolase, which translates to MDYKIVFFDVDGTLVNYEDGRIEESTRTAIKQLKNKGIHIVAATGRPLSMCQDLRNIGIETFITANGAHVKYQDRVIHKMPIAKEIVHAVKAFAEDNKQSLSFFTEQLSMNNVQEEKTLKAMQETLSLLEFPDINEDILTQEVYLMCLYGDEDIEKKYTSKFPHLLFKRWHPYITNVLQQDVSKSIAVQAVLDYFDLSPEEALAFGDGDNDIDMLEQVGFGIAMGNGSEALKNVANYVTKKSTEDGIDYALRELQII; encoded by the coding sequence ATGGATTATAAAATTGTATTTTTTGACGTAGATGGAACGCTTGTTAATTATGAAGATGGTCGTATTGAAGAAAGTACAAGAACCGCTATTAAGCAATTAAAAAACAAAGGAATTCATATTGTTGCTGCTACAGGAAGACCCTTGTCAATGTGCCAAGATTTAAGAAACATAGGCATAGAAACGTTTATTACAGCTAATGGTGCCCATGTTAAGTATCAAGATCGAGTAATACATAAAATGCCTATTGCAAAGGAAATTGTCCACGCAGTTAAGGCTTTTGCTGAAGACAATAAACAAAGTCTATCATTTTTTACAGAACAATTATCGATGAATAACGTCCAAGAAGAAAAGACATTAAAAGCTATGCAAGAAACATTATCTTTGCTAGAGTTTCCTGATATTAATGAAGATATTTTAACGCAAGAGGTTTACTTAATGTGTTTATATGGCGATGAGGATATTGAGAAAAAGTATACTTCAAAATTCCCTCATTTATTATTTAAAAGGTGGCACCCTTATATTACAAATGTTTTGCAACAGGATGTTTCCAAATCTATTGCTGTCCAGGCGGTACTAGATTATTTCGACTTGAGTCCTGAAGAAGCACTTGCTTTTGGCGATGGAGATAATGATATCGATATGCTGGAGCAGGTCGGCTTTGGTATTGCAATGGGTAACGGTAGTGAAGCATTAAAAAATGTCGCTAATTATGTAACGAAGAAATCAACTGAGGACGGGATTGATTATGCTCTACGTGAGCTGCAAATAATTTAA
- a CDS encoding DUF4272 domain-containing protein translates to MNYFTIFASKNNIDDIEVKISDVFAKGFAIDKNDNEYVIKSKALFKKYNLIIRVMSEDTNPDYFANNIPGMMGYYDNIPFEDDNLKELVLTQISVLNTVIAIEAEKEINEEQIQLFTRLLSSIGGIGFLPEGTLLDDEGIVIVYPDGQSGPSDFRPQACTRKVRGQEVSSEEGEQRKNKTIAYLKEKAIPYTASLPQLPTIEVCQFKTKEDIARRAVALLIVIQFACDVAQGGNVEESRDFFINMLRTYKVEDYLTSNERDFLHTSEPNGQEAINISWQYEAYWTLIWALGFVEKLDFPDEVCDCEYAIQVVSNCETFEQFYLQTTLRSQEEILDEADKIYRYHWACVDSRIQEPPAPAGMNESIIMERRRGLFWMIGHRNEEWDTISMDT, encoded by the coding sequence ATGAACTATTTCACTATATTTGCATCTAAGAACAACATTGATGATATTGAAGTGAAAATTTCAGATGTTTTTGCAAAAGGCTTTGCTATCGATAAAAATGATAATGAGTATGTCATAAAATCCAAGGCGCTGTTTAAAAAATACAATTTAATAATTAGAGTCATGTCTGAAGATACAAACCCAGATTACTTCGCTAATAATATTCCTGGGATGATGGGATATTACGACAATATTCCTTTTGAAGATGACAATTTAAAAGAATTAGTTTTGACTCAAATATCTGTATTAAATACAGTGATTGCAATCGAAGCGGAAAAAGAGATAAATGAAGAACAGATACAGTTATTTACGAGGTTGTTATCAAGTATAGGTGGCATTGGTTTTTTACCGGAGGGTACTTTATTAGACGATGAAGGGATAGTAATTGTTTATCCTGACGGGCAATCAGGACCATCTGACTTTAGACCCCAAGCTTGTACACGAAAGGTAAGGGGACAAGAGGTGTCATCAGAAGAAGGTGAACAAAGAAAAAATAAAACGATAGCATATTTAAAAGAGAAAGCTATTCCTTATACAGCTTCCCTTCCTCAACTCCCAACAATAGAGGTTTGTCAGTTTAAAACCAAAGAAGACATTGCTAGAAGAGCTGTAGCCCTGTTAATTGTCATTCAATTTGCCTGTGATGTGGCGCAAGGTGGCAATGTAGAAGAATCGCGAGACTTTTTCATCAATATGTTACGCACATATAAAGTGGAAGACTATCTAACTAGCAATGAAAGAGACTTTTTACATACGTCAGAACCAAATGGGCAAGAAGCCATTAATATTTCTTGGCAATACGAGGCTTATTGGACGCTTATTTGGGCACTCGGCTTTGTTGAGAAGCTCGATTTTCCTGATGAAGTATGCGATTGCGAGTATGCCATTCAAGTTGTTTCTAACTGCGAAACGTTTGAACAATTTTATCTTCAAACTACTCTGCGTAGTCAAGAAGAGATATTGGATGAAGCCGACAAGATTTACAGATACCATTGGGCTTGTGTAGATAGTCGTATACAAGAACCACCAGCTCCTGCGGGGATGAATGAAAGTATCATTATGGAAAGACGGAGGGGCTTGTTCTGGATGATAGGGCATCGCAATGAAGAATGGGATACAATTTCGATGGATACTTGA
- a CDS encoding DedA family protein encodes MAHHVQSLIEHYGYFGIILILVGGIVGLPLPDEIFLTYVGYSVYKETLAHIPALISAMVGAVGGITLSYYIGYRFGLPLLQKYGPKIHITEQKIDFTRKLFAKIGPGLLLIGYFIPGVRHLTAYIAAINNYPYKKFAFFAYTGAVIWTFTFITLGKVLGENWRYVGVYLSRYSIYLIVLFLILMLIVYFIFKKRNSPK; translated from the coding sequence ATGGCGCATCACGTGCAATCTCTAATAGAACATTACGGGTATTTTGGCATCATTCTTATCCTAGTTGGCGGGATTGTTGGGCTGCCACTTCCCGATGAGATATTTTTAACATATGTAGGATATAGCGTATATAAAGAAACTCTCGCACATATTCCAGCTTTAATCAGCGCTATGGTAGGTGCGGTAGGGGGAATTACTCTGAGCTACTATATAGGCTATAGATTTGGGCTACCGTTATTGCAAAAATACGGTCCAAAAATCCACATTACTGAACAGAAAATTGACTTTACTAGAAAATTATTTGCAAAAATAGGGCCGGGATTATTATTAATAGGATATTTTATTCCTGGTGTGCGTCATCTTACAGCATATATTGCGGCTATCAATAATTATCCTTATAAAAAATTTGCTTTCTTTGCCTATACGGGAGCAGTTATTTGGACATTTACTTTTATTACCTTAGGAAAGGTACTTGGGGAGAACTGGCGTTATGTTGGGGTCTATTTATCCCGCTACAGTATTTATCTTATAGTATTGTTCCTAATACTAATGCTAATCGTTTATTTTATTTTCAAAAAAAGGAATTCGCCAAAGTAA
- a CDS encoding erythromycin esterase family protein gives MTKGKNRKVLLSLSIALATFTAFSGVSNASAAVPAIEERVALENYLEVKQARTSNETLQDWKKWTNDHAYSLTSIQPEAISQQNIPSTKFEDLEMLKPLLHDKRIVFLGESSHGAAEFSLAKTRLIQFLHQEMGYNVLAFESGMGNAMNAQGQIDKQTAQQTMKDAIFGVWWSKETLPLFEYAKKTQKTDKPLKLAGFDIQQQGAFTNGEWLQNSQLAKQFSEVEEQLVDWSFGTDLKGYQKAKPSIIEVYKQVKSQVQLKEKELKAAYPSEPHIVKLMERTLADRIRLADEYVELSIQSNIEPYNPELFFKTMEWRDQAMMENLLWLAEEIYPTEKFIVWAHNDHIRKAQSEVMVSYPVKLMGELLPDIYKKYSYVLGLYMASGETANNSKEPIAVLPPVKGSIEDILSSTNKPYTFIDLRNRQNERGNSWMFEPRLSYSWGVRQESLVPRDQYDGLLLIDKVSKPHYIK, from the coding sequence GTGACAAAAGGTAAGAATCGTAAGGTTTTATTATCATTAAGTATTGCGTTAGCAACCTTTACAGCGTTCAGCGGAGTATCAAATGCATCGGCAGCAGTTCCAGCGATAGAAGAACGTGTAGCTTTGGAGAACTATTTAGAAGTAAAGCAAGCCCGCACATCCAATGAAACACTTCAAGATTGGAAAAAGTGGACAAACGATCATGCTTACAGCTTAACATCTATTCAACCTGAAGCAATTAGTCAACAAAACATTCCATCTACTAAATTTGAAGATTTAGAGATGCTAAAGCCTTTATTGCATGATAAGCGCATCGTTTTTTTAGGGGAAAGTTCACATGGCGCAGCAGAATTTAGCCTAGCGAAAACACGTTTAATTCAATTTTTACACCAAGAAATGGGCTACAATGTCCTAGCCTTCGAAAGCGGTATGGGAAATGCCATGAATGCGCAAGGACAAATTGATAAACAAACAGCGCAACAAACGATGAAGGATGCTATTTTTGGTGTATGGTGGTCAAAAGAAACACTGCCGTTATTTGAGTATGCTAAAAAAACACAGAAAACTGATAAACCATTAAAATTGGCAGGCTTTGATATTCAACAGCAAGGTGCGTTCACGAATGGTGAGTGGCTGCAAAATAGTCAGCTTGCTAAACAGTTCAGTGAAGTAGAAGAGCAACTTGTAGACTGGAGCTTCGGTACGGATCTAAAAGGCTACCAAAAGGCGAAACCAAGCATTATCGAAGTGTATAAACAAGTAAAATCTCAAGTTCAGCTAAAAGAAAAAGAGTTAAAAGCAGCTTATCCGAGCGAGCCTCATATTGTAAAGCTTATGGAACGTACTTTAGCTGACCGTATCCGTTTAGCAGACGAATATGTAGAACTATCAATTCAATCAAATATAGAACCATATAACCCTGAGCTTTTTTTTAAGACAATGGAATGGCGTGACCAAGCAATGATGGAAAACCTACTATGGTTAGCAGAGGAGATTTATCCAACTGAAAAATTTATCGTCTGGGCACATAATGACCATATTCGCAAAGCACAATCCGAAGTAATGGTTTCTTATCCGGTAAAATTGATGGGTGAACTTCTACCGGATATTTACAAGAAATATAGCTATGTGCTTGGTCTTTATATGGCTAGTGGCGAAACTGCAAACAATTCTAAAGAACCTATAGCCGTTTTACCGCCAGTAAAAGGATCAATCGAGGATATTCTTTCATCAACAAATAAACCATACACATTTATTGACTTACGAAACCGTCAAAATGAACGAGGAAACTCATGGATGTTTGAGCCACGTTTATCGTATAGTTGGGGAGTCAGACAGGAAAGTCTTGTTCCACGAGATCAATATGATGGCCTTCTGCTGATTGATAAAGTAAGTAAACCACATTATATAAAATAA
- a CDS encoding MFS transporter: protein MNETKVPNAKLTLLALAISAFGIGSTEFISVGLLPLITEDFNITLSTAGLTVSIYALGVTIGAPLLTALTSRLSRKNVLLLVMVLFIIGNLLAALAPLFSILLIGRVISALAHGVFMSIASVIAADVVAPNRRASAIAIMFTGLTVATVTGVPLGTFIGQVTDWRMSFIFIVVIGIIGLISNALLVPSQLSKGNPISIRDIWKVLGNIRMLLILFITAIGYGGVFVVYTYISPILEQYMGYSPRAIVFILVVFGICVAIGNTLGGHFANSNPLRSIFIIFIGLALALLGINFFLESSIIGLMMVLMMGLFMFMNVPGLQLYAVQLSEKYIPSAISMASALNISAFNIGIFLGSYIGGFIIRHQSLAHTPIYGFILVMLAAMTTLLWLIFDRNKQG, encoded by the coding sequence ATGAACGAAACAAAAGTGCCGAATGCTAAACTAACATTACTCGCACTAGCGATCAGTGCTTTTGGTATTGGCTCTACAGAATTTATAAGCGTCGGACTTCTTCCATTAATTACAGAAGATTTTAACATAACGTTAAGTACTGCGGGTTTAACCGTATCCATATATGCACTAGGTGTAACGATTGGTGCACCGCTTTTAACAGCGTTAACATCGCGCCTTAGTCGTAAAAATGTGTTATTGCTCGTTATGGTGCTTTTTATTATCGGTAATTTACTTGCAGCTCTAGCACCCTTATTTTCAATTCTACTAATCGGCCGTGTTATTTCAGCATTAGCACATGGCGTCTTTATGTCTATCGCCTCTGTTATAGCTGCAGATGTTGTGGCACCTAATAGACGAGCAAGTGCAATAGCTATTATGTTCACAGGGTTAACAGTAGCAACTGTGACAGGTGTCCCATTAGGAACTTTTATTGGACAAGTTACTGACTGGCGAATGTCGTTCATTTTCATTGTCGTTATTGGTATTATCGGATTAATTAGTAATGCTCTGCTTGTACCTAGTCAATTATCAAAAGGCAATCCAATATCTATTCGCGATATCTGGAAAGTATTGGGGAACATACGAATGCTATTAATTCTCTTTATTACAGCAATCGGATACGGTGGCGTGTTTGTTGTATACACATACATTTCCCCTATATTAGAACAATATATGGGCTACTCACCTCGGGCAATTGTATTCATCTTAGTTGTATTTGGTATTTGTGTCGCTATCGGCAATACATTAGGTGGTCATTTTGCTAATAGTAATCCTTTACGTTCAATCTTTATTATCTTTATTGGCTTAGCATTAGCATTACTGGGTATCAACTTCTTTTTAGAATCATCGATCATTGGATTAATGATGGTCCTTATGATGGGGCTATTTATGTTTATGAATGTTCCAGGATTACAGCTTTATGCCGTTCAACTTTCAGAAAAATATATACCATCAGCTATCTCAATGGCTTCAGCATTAAATATTTCGGCCTTTAACATTGGCATTTTTCTAGGATCATACATTGGAGGATTCATTATTCGCCACCAATCATTAGCCCACACACCTATATACGGATTCATCTTGGTTATGCTTGCGGCAATGACTACACTTCTATGGTTAATCTTTGATAGAAACAAACAAGGATAA
- a CDS encoding winged helix-turn-helix transcriptional regulator, translating to MKKVYNIGVEATLEVIGGKWKPVILCHLTHHGKIRTNEFRRLIPGISQKMLTNQLRELEQSGLINRKVFNQVPPKVEYSLTPYGQEMDPVLNILCTWGEKHIEMLQDKGEDVLLMQRDEDIAIKHTS from the coding sequence ATGAAAAAAGTTTATAATATTGGTGTTGAAGCCACTCTTGAAGTAATTGGGGGTAAATGGAAACCAGTCATTCTTTGTCATCTGACCCACCATGGTAAGATTCGTACGAATGAATTTCGCCGATTGATTCCAGGCATTTCGCAAAAAATGCTAACAAACCAATTGCGTGAATTAGAGCAGTCTGGATTAATTAATCGCAAGGTTTTCAATCAAGTACCGCCAAAAGTTGAATATTCGTTAACGCCCTATGGTCAAGAAATGGACCCAGTGCTGAACATCCTCTGCACTTGGGGTGAAAAACATATCGAAATGCTACAAGATAAAGGTGAAGATGTACTGTTAATGCAACGTGATGAAGATATCGCGATAAAGCATACGTCTTAA
- a CDS encoding DUF2225 domain-containing protein, which translates to MAFNIYYYESSVDCKFCKKHFTTYKVRPNRYKIIEEQTDFMPVYEGLNPLLYEVAVCPHCGYAYHKSMTRTYGPFMLLIDELYIKELQKPMDMCKERTIDDAIVSIKLAYLVSRASMEESLLMANFALKIAWLYRLKNDEESEMRYLFAARDFYSKSFASNQEGGERIQYLHAELSLRLGDIAEAKKGFSRLIADRNVSNKYRKLARNRWENYKYDEQPNNANKTIEEVIN; encoded by the coding sequence ATGGCATTTAACATTTACTACTATGAAAGTAGTGTGGATTGCAAGTTTTGCAAGAAGCATTTTACCACATATAAAGTACGCCCTAATCGATATAAAATTATCGAAGAACAAACAGACTTCATGCCAGTTTATGAAGGTTTAAACCCGTTATTGTATGAAGTTGCCGTTTGTCCACATTGTGGCTATGCTTACCACAAATCTATGACAAGAACATATGGACCTTTCATGCTTCTTATTGATGAGCTATACATAAAAGAGCTTCAAAAACCAATGGATATGTGCAAGGAACGTACAATCGATGATGCCATTGTAAGCATTAAATTAGCTTATCTTGTATCAAGAGCATCCATGGAAGAGTCACTTCTTATGGCCAATTTCGCTTTAAAAATAGCCTGGCTATATCGCTTAAAAAATGATGAGGAATCGGAAATGCGCTACCTTTTTGCTGCTAGAGATTTTTACAGTAAATCTTTTGCATCCAATCAAGAGGGCGGAGAGAGAATTCAATATTTACATGCAGAATTAAGCCTCCGACTTGGAGATATTGCTGAGGCGAAAAAAGGATTCTCTCGATTAATAGCAGATCGAAATGTTTCCAATAAATATAGAAAACTGGCACGAAATCGATGGGAAAACTATAAATATGATGAGCAACCGAACAACGCAAATAAAACTATAGAAGAAGTCATTAATTGA